The genomic window ATTATTCCACTGGTATGTAGTcgtcttctttttcttctgtaatatttacttatttatttgaaaggcagacagagagagagagtgggggggggggagagagcgAAAGagcttgatcttccatctgttggttcattcaacaaatgattgcaatgaccaggcctgggccaggctgaagccaagaacctggaactccatctgagtctcccatgggggtggcaggggcccaagtgcttgggccactttgtgctactttccaaggcacataagcatgggctgaattggaagcagaattgATGGGGTTTgaatgggtgctcatatgggatgcctgtacaccacaactctggtccTTGGTATGTAGTTTTCTTAATGTCTTACTATGTTCTTTGAATATTAGTGCTCCATTTGTTCATGTTAGTCTCTTGTTATGTTACTCTTGTGCTTTCTATGATTCCTAATAAATCAGACATGACAGAGTATGCATTCACATCTAAACATTCCCTCACACCTTGCTTTGTAATTGCTTGATTTAGATTATTTGCTTCCTTACTGCATTATACCTCTTGGATAAGAATGATCTCTCTAAGAGtgttgttaaaattaattaagaaacAATTCTTCTTAGAGGAGAAATAAATCAAGTTTTATGTTTCATTATGGtgattttttcaacaaatataaCCAACTAATTTATCAGCAACCTGGAGGTTTTAGCTCAAAAAGTAACTGTTTtagatgtgtgtatatgtaattatattgcatatatatataactgaTATTACTtgtattaaataaacatttaaaatatcaaaatgtgtTTATTCTAAAAAGATGGACATTTAtccattcaatttttaaattcatggccCTAAACATATGCAAGGGAttcaattttaagtatttatttatcttagaGAGTATGGGGTGAAAgacccctcccacctgctggtttactccccagatgcctatagTAGACTGAGCTGGGCAAAGCTAAAGcagggagctaggaattcaatccaggtctctcacatgggtggcaggaaactaaTTTCTCAGTGTCAGTATTgacaagaagctgaagtcaggagctggagccaggaatcagaggAGGATGTAGAGGCTGGAGTGTTTGTTACCTCTCCTTCCCTGCCGACAGGACCATAATTTGGGCAGTGTCTCTGCCCCTGTCTTGCTACAGCTGCCTTTAAGATCTATCTTTCCAGCCTTCACATGTAAGGGTGATGGCTGTCTCTGAGTATTTCTCTATCATTGgttggttttctttaattttgaacaATTCTCTGTAAAtagtttctatatttttttaaaacttttatttagtaaatacaaatttccaaagtacagtttatggattacaatggctccccacccccgtaacttccctcccacccacacccctcccacctcccattccctctcccattccattcacatcaagattcatttttgattctctttatatacagaagatcgatttagtatatatgaagtaaagatttcatcagtttgcacccacacagaacataaagtgtaaaatactgtttcagtactagttatagcattaattcacattgaacaacacagtaaggacagagatcctacatgaggagtaagtacacagtgactcctattgttgacttaacaatttgacactcttgtttatggcgtcagtaatctccctaggctctagtcatcagttgccaaggctatggaagccttttgagttcgccgacttcgatcttatttagacaaggtcatagtcaaagtggaagttctctcctcccttcagagaaaggtacctctttctttgatggcccattctttctactgggatctaactcacagagatctttcatttaggtcctctttttatttttttttggcagagtgtcttggctttccatgcctaaaatactctcatgggttcttcagccagatccgaatgccttaagggttaattctgaggccagagtgcaatgttcctgatttaaaaaacaaaccaaaaaacaaaacaaaacaaaacaaaccaccctaGCATGGCCCTCTCAGGGACTGTAAGACACCGTGTGCTAGGCTGCTGTAGACTGCTCTGTGGCACATCCTGCAGGGGTGTGCAGAGCCTCTTGTGGGACCCTGATTCTGGGGTCCACAGCTACTGAGGGCTGTGCCCCACTGTGCTGCTTCCTGGAGATGGTCAGCCTCAGGCCTCCGCTGCAAGGCTGCTGCGAGCACAGATTGCTCCTTAGCTGTGTGTGAGCTTGTAGGCCGACAGTGCCCTCACTTCTCTCCTGTCTTGTCAGGCCTTCATCAACAAGTTTGTCCTtaccttcttttttgtttttttttccccccactttttcatatatatatatatatatatatatacacacacacatacataaatttgTAAATTCTAATTCAAAGATGACTACTGTGTGAAGGTCTTGAGTTTGATTtgggtgatgtgtgtgtgtgagggctgggctctagtttttaatttctaaaacatttatattttagtgctgttaaaaaaaaaaaaactaggactCCAATGTGGAAAGAAGGCTTATCAACTGACAGGCTAAATTCTTGCTCCCAAACCAGGGATTATTAACCATTATTGCCAGAGTCTTCCAAAGATATCTAATAATTCTGCCTTTATTTTCTCTAGGTTTTGAACTTCCTTGATTCCCCATCCTACCTCCTGAACTATCCTTGGCATTTATTTCAACCACCATGGTCTCCCACCTTAAAGTTGTCTCTGAAATCTCGAATCTGCTGACAAGGGGAGGATTTGTTCCCAGTACTACCTGAAGACCTTTTTCTGATCCTGGTCCAAGGGCCTGAGCCCTGAATCTGACTTAATGATCCTATTTTGTATCTGCGGCTGCCCTGTTTTCAGGTCCTGTCCTGATTGTTGACTTTCTGGAGAGTACCTTGGACCTCTTGATTCCTAAATCATACGTATGGCTAGGTGATGACAGTGGGATAAAGGTTAATACTGAAGTCCTTATAGCTTGAGGGCCCCTTGCTGCTAATGTGGCTATCACCTTTGCATTTGTTGTTATTATCAATAAATTCTTTGTCCTTTAGTGTCCTAACTATGTGGAAGGAAAATACCACTGCTATTAGTGAGTTCATCCTAGTGGGCTTCCCTACTGCCTCTTGGCTGCAGGTtctgcttttcttcctcttcctcatcacCTATATATTTGTGCTCTTGGAGAATTCTGTTATCATCCTCAGTGTATGGGTAACCAGGTCCCTGCACAAGCCAATGTACTATTTTCTGGGTACCATGTCCTTTCTGGAAGCCTGGTATATATCTGTCACTGTCCCCAAGATGCTTGCTGGATTCCTACTTCATCCCAATACAATTTCCTTCCTTGGGTGCATGACCCAGCTGTATTTCTTCATGTCACTTGCCTGTACTGAATGTGTGCTTTTGGCTGCCATGGCCTATGACCGGTATGTGGCCATATGTTGGCCTCTTCGCTATCCAGTCATGATGACCACAGGGTTTTGTGTTCAGCTAAATATCAGTTCCTGGGTGAGTGGCTTCACCATCTCCATGGCAAAAGTGTACTTCATCTCCCGAGTTGCCTTCTGTGGCAATAATATCTTGAACCATTTTTTCTGCGATGTTTCACCTATCCTCAAACTGGCCTGCATGGATTTATTTGTGGCTGAGATGGTAGACTTTGTGCTAGCCATTGTGATCCTAGTGTTTCCTCTCTCAGCCACTGTCCTTTCCTATGCCTTCATTGTTTCTACTATCCTGCACATACCCTCAACCACGGGGCAGCAGAAGGCATTCTCCACCTGTGCATCCCACCTTACAGTGGTGATCATCTTCTATACAGCCGTCATTTTCATGTACGTCCGACCTCGGGCCATTGCTTCCTTTGATTCTAACAAATTGATCTCAGCCATATATGCAGTCTTTACTCCCATGCTTAACCCTATCATCTATTGCCTAAGGAACAAGGAGGTCAAGGATGCCATCAGGAAAACCATAGCAAGGGGCCAAGCCCTTTTCTTGAGAGATTCTCTTTGCTGAAGACACCCAGCTATTCTTGCTCATAGCTTGACTTAAGCTCAAGAAATATCTTCATTAGCAGAGTCTGCAATTGTGAATATAGTGACTTGGTATAATGATTTTGGATGTGGAGCCAGAGATGAAAGAAAATGCCCTTTCCCCTGACCTTAattaaatattccattttataaggTAGTAGATGAAATAAAGAACTCACACATAGGTAAGTGAAAAGTTCTAAattcatatttatgaatattaaaaaaatcattgaccTGGATTTTAGTTTTGTTGGTAAAGTTTTCTGTTTTGACTTGTCTCTGTCTCGCCTATCTCAGGAGTGTGCGCAGAGGTTCTGCTGTAGACCATGCCATGGGTGTGCACTGTGTTCATTGATTCCAAGGTGGTTAGGGTGCTGAATCCTTGTATAATCAATTGATCTTGATGatattcattttatctttaaaatttttttaaagatttatttatttgtttgtttgaaaggcaaatttacagagaggcagaggcagagagagagaaagagagagagagagagataggtctggttcactccccagatggccaaaacagccaaagctgtgccgatctgaagccagaagccagagcttcctccagggctcccacataggtgcaggggcccaaggatttggtccattttccactgctttcccaggccatagcagagagctggattgaaagtggagcggccaggatgtgaactggtgcccatatgggatgccagcacttatctttaaaatttaacaaaatgagAGATAAACTTCTTTAAGGTTCTAACATAAGCACTATCAAGTAGAAACATGTATTAATTGTCATGAATGAGAGAAatctttgtatatatatatgtgtgtgtgaatatatatacatatatttgtatataaaatttcATGCTTTAATTCCTTTCCTTTGTTGGAATCTCTACATATAATTTTTGAATGAAATATGGAGGCCAGACCATAGGAGAACTAGTGGCTTTTCAATATAGCCCATTCCTTTTCAAGTAAAGCTGGCCCTGCCATTGACAAAAGGCCAAGAGCTTTTGCTTAGATTGTACATGGATTTATATGAAGAATTTTCCTGGGTTCTCCAGAATAGCTGAATTCTCACTtgtgttccttttcatttttgagaAGTAGATGTGAGACTCTGAGGAGCAGTATATGCTTTCATTTAGTCATTAAAAATTGTATAAAAGGTATGGAGTCTGTCTGGCTTAGCAGGAATTTAGGATGAGGGAGTTGATATAATATGGTCTGTTGAGAATGGAAGAATAGCAGGTGTACTATTTGACTTTATCACTTTGGAACCTATATGTCATATTTTAATTGGGCCATTCATTTATATACCACGTATTCTTTATTTCTACTTTATCATTACATGTCCTTCCTATTTTgtaaattatattataatatcggatggaattgttttattttattgtttgtttttgttttattttatatagatTAAGGTGCTTTACAAACTGTGGTAATTTCCAAATTATCTTAATATGTTATATTCTCTTGGTTTTCATTACTTTTAGACTAAACACTGAGTGTTCCTAgtgatatgtattttttcttttgtcaaaaaaaaaaaacagtatgacTCTTGGCCCTCACAGGGTActaaaaatagtataaaatattttgtcttcagttgtataatttttttactttaatcctagaattttttattctttttgtcaaAAAAGAGTAATTTCTGCTATATATATTTCTGCTTCAAGACCATAACTAAGGATGCACATTTGGCAAGTGGTACAGATGCTAGTAGGAAGGCcaccatctcatatcagagtgcctgagttcaagtcccagctcttcttctgattctACCTCCTGGCTAATGTATTCCCAAGGTGGCaccaggtcatggctcaagtagttgaatcttTGCCACACATGTGGTAGACCCAGTTGAGTtgctagctcctagcttcagtatAGCCAAACCCTggttgttgtaagcatttgggaagtaaaacaaaAGATAGACGATCTCTATTTGCctatctgcttttcaattaaaatgaataaaataattataaaattaaaacttttgttAAGTAATTAATGGAAAATTATCCACATTTcacaagattatttttaaagcatttatttaatgaatgcaaatttcacaggaacaactttaggaatgtagtgactCTTTCTCCCCATATCCACCCTGTCACCCCCCCATCCCATcacacttcctactccctctcccatgccatacttcattaagattcatttttaattaactttatatgcagaagaccaactctatactaagtaaagatttcaacagtttgcacccacacagacatgcaAGTGCCAAGTTTCTGCAATAGTTTGTGTTCTTGTAGTTTTGTATCGGTGTTTGAGCACTTCAAAAAACAAGTACCTCTTTTAGTCTCTACGGACtggttttgaaaagaaaagatcaCCAATATGTCTGTCTAGGGATTCTTGgagcctttcaaatcttttacaCAGATGTGTATGCTCCACATCTCCCTTTCTCCTGTGGGATGGGTCAAGTTGTAATCTCCCAGTATGGCAGAACCATACCAGCTATAGAATATTCCCCCTCTCCTCTGATACAACACTGAAAGGATGCGATATTGGTTATGTACTCCACTCCTCTTCCTCATTCTTGGAAGAGAAGTCTCAGGGTTGTCTGCCTTCTCCCAAACACGTAGACCTGTACAAATTTACTAAGTCACCAGCCTCTTTTTCCTAGGATATTGCATTAAAAGGCCAGTGATTCTAGGTGTatgagcttctctctctctcccaagcaGAAGTCATGAGCCAAGATGATCCCTCTTAATGTTGATCTCTGTTGGCTTGGAGAGAGGGGTTGACATAGCTAAGGTGAAATTGTTCTTCTTACCCA from Oryctolagus cuniculus chromosome 1, mOryCun1.1, whole genome shotgun sequence includes these protein-coding regions:
- the LOC100339876 gene encoding olfactory receptor 6B9, producing the protein MWKENTTAISEFILVGFPTASWLQVLLFFLFLITYIFVLLENSVIILSVWVTRSLHKPMYYFLGTMSFLEAWYISVTVPKMLAGFLLHPNTISFLGCMTQLYFFMSLACTECVLLAAMAYDRYVAICWPLRYPVMMTTGFCVQLNISSWVSGFTISMAKVYFISRVAFCGNNILNHFFCDVSPILKLACMDLFVAEMVDFVLAIVILVFPLSATVLSYAFIVSTILHIPSTTGQQKAFSTCASHLTVVIIFYTAVIFMYVRPRAIASFDSNKLISAIYAVFTPMLNPIIYCLRNKEVKDAIRKTIARGQALFLRDSLC